A single region of the Anaerococcus urinomassiliensis genome encodes:
- a CDS encoding transposase: protein MYTLKPFLTKLLKSYPNKLDKVVEDAGYESEENYVYLAENNLTSYIKPSNYEQSKTRKYKKEQEFRKSLVYDENQDKYISEEGKEFIRCNDRYRKRKNGYVTTTKVYRCFDWNKDGQKTKGIYISETFQKYRKESLENIISDQGIEERLNRSIQAEGAFSKIKSGLDYNRFHHRGKANIISEICLLSIALNLNKLASKIENKNLEIIKYKAA from the coding sequence ATGTATACGCTAAAGCCATTCTTAACAAAACTACTAAAAAGTTACCCAAACAAACTAGACAAAGTAGTAGAAGATGCAGGATATGAAAGCGAAGAAAACTATGTATATCTTGCAGAAAATAACTTAACATCCTACATAAAGCCATCAAACTATGAACAATCAAAAACACGAAAATATAAAAAAGAACAAGAATTCAGGAAAAGCCTAGTCTATGATGAAAATCAAGACAAATACATATCAGAAGAAGGTAAAGAATTCATAAGATGCAATGACAGATATAGAAAAAGAAAAAATGGATATGTAACAACCACAAAAGTCTATAGATGTTTTGACTGGAACAAAGATGGACAAAAAACTAAAGGCATCTACATATCAGAAACATTCCAAAAATATAGGAAAGAATCATTAGAAAACATAATATCCGACCAAGGAATAGAAGAAAGACTAAACAGGTCTATTCAAGCTGAGGGAGCATTTTCTAAAATAAAATCAGGGCTAGACTACAACAGATTCCATCATAGAGGAAAAGCAAATATAATAAGTGAAATATGTCTTCTATCAATAGCGCTCAACTTAAATAAACTGGCATCCAAAATAGAAAACAAAAACTTAGAAATCATAAAATACAAAGCTGCTTAA
- a CDS encoding aminoglycoside 6-adenylyltransferase — MNKEISNKIINYAKNNESIEAIYYIEDNSYDSFIHIYTIVNEVIVGKMEDELVQIFDDVILLNRQKNEFTFDKDNFNYTSLNIYTSNNLKLTESIISEDFVDAFIKSVPGQIKVLYSKPGFYKLEVSNDFSYQKPKEYELMSTIKNFFASAYETSLFIDEKDPIASSLKLEEVRKYLTSMVDFYVKNKYAYKLSMGDDGQNLINTLEYDIKENYLLTFSHDDLMDIYFSLFKACVLFRKIAMEICKDLGYAYPKEIDVETLKVLRKNYKKLESFIN, encoded by the coding sequence ATGAATAAAGAGATAAGTAATAAAATCATTAACTATGCTAAAAATAATGAATCTATAGAAGCTATTTACTATATAGAAGATAATTCTTATGATTCATTCATACACATTTATACTATTGTAAATGAAGTTATAGTTGGAAAAATGGAAGATGAATTAGTCCAGATTTTTGACGATGTTATATTGCTTAATAGGCAAAAAAATGAGTTTACTTTTGATAAGGATAATTTTAATTATACTAGCTTAAATATTTACACATCAAATAATTTAAAGCTAACAGAATCAATAATTTCAGAAGATTTTGTAGATGCGTTTATAAAAAGCGTTCCTGGTCAGATAAAAGTTTTGTACAGTAAACCAGGCTTTTATAAGCTTGAAGTTAGTAATGACTTTAGCTATCAAAAGCCAAAGGAGTACGAGCTAATGTCAACTATAAAAAACTTCTTTGCTTCAGCCTATGAAACATCACTTTTTATAGATGAAAAAGATCCGATTGCATCTAGTTTGAAACTAGAAGAAGTTAGGAAATATCTAACAAGTATGGTTGATTTTTATGTCAAAAACAAATATGCCTATAAGCTTTCCATGGGAGATGATGGGCAAAACTTGATTAATACCTTGGAATATGACATAAAAGAAAATTATCTTTTGACATTTAGCCATGATGACTTGATGGATATATATTTTTCCTTGTTTAAAGCTTGTGTACTATTTAGAAAGATTGCTATGGAAATATGTAAGGACTTAGGATACGCGTATCCAAAAGAAATTGACGTAGAAACACTAAAAGTACTTAGAAAAAATTACAAAAAGCTAGAATCATTTATAAATTAG
- a CDS encoding D-alanyl-D-alanine carboxypeptidase family protein, with the protein MRKNKISSIIIVLLIFLFPINALAANQSQVVGLDDNVRAYIIGNAENGDIYYEKNSSTPYPMASLSKLMTYLIVKEKIDEGKLSLNQEVTVDKEAAKFHSWEYSYLGLDEGEVYTIEELLQGLMVVSGNDCAYQLAITVSDSESEFARLMNMKSGELGLDSQVYYNASGVQTESGNQNSSSAKDLYVLSKYIIDKYPEVLEYSKVRKIEDKRRDIDVDSTIPLVGEIPGVDGLKTGSTEEAGYCLVSTVDMKEIDGKDDFRTIAVVLGADQKDTRDKAMSDLIYYVSRYYDKVKVLDTNVAYDSLKVNTAKQGYVDLYPNQNVEMIVKTGESPAVKTKLQENIKAPIKSGQVLGNANVSYEDKEYDVSLISPSNLEEASLFSRIVRSLQDSADFLLKVLIAR; encoded by the coding sequence ATGAGAAAAAACAAAATATCATCAATAATTATAGTGCTATTAATCTTCTTATTTCCAATAAATGCTCTTGCAGCAAACCAAAGCCAAGTTGTTGGACTGGATGATAACGTCAGAGCCTACATTATCGGTAATGCGGAAAATGGAGATATATACTATGAAAAAAATTCATCTACTCCATATCCAATGGCATCATTAAGCAAACTAATGACTTACTTGATAGTTAAAGAAAAGATAGATGAAGGCAAGCTATCCCTAAATCAAGAAGTTACTGTTGACAAAGAGGCTGCAAAATTTCATAGCTGGGAATACTCTTACCTAGGCTTAGATGAAGGAGAAGTTTATACAATAGAAGAGCTTCTTCAAGGTCTAATGGTAGTAAGTGGTAATGACTGTGCATATCAGCTAGCAATTACCGTTTCTGATTCAGAAAGCGAATTTGCAAGATTGATGAATATGAAATCTGGAGAATTAGGTTTGGATAGCCAGGTTTATTACAATGCAAGTGGAGTCCAAACAGAATCTGGCAACCAAAACTCATCTTCAGCAAAAGATTTGTATGTATTAAGCAAGTATATAATAGACAAATATCCTGAAGTATTGGAATATAGCAAAGTTAGAAAAATTGAAGATAAGAGACGAGACATAGATGTAGATAGCACTATTCCATTGGTTGGCGAAATACCAGGAGTGGATGGCCTAAAGACAGGAAGTACAGAAGAAGCAGGATATTGCTTAGTGTCTACAGTTGATATGAAAGAGATTGACGGCAAAGATGACTTTAGGACAATTGCTGTTGTGCTTGGTGCAGATCAAAAAGATACTAGAGATAAGGCTATGAGTGATTTGATTTATTATGTATCAAGATATTACGATAAGGTCAAAGTTCTTGATACCAATGTTGCTTACGATTCACTTAAGGTAAACACAGCCAAACAAGGCTACGTTGACCTATATCCAAATCAAAATGTAGAAATGATTGTAAAGACTGGAGAAAGCCCAGCGGTAAAAACAAAACTACAAGAAAATATAAAAGCACCAATAAAATCTGGCCAAGTCTTAGGAAATGCTAATGTAAGTTATGAAGATAAGGAATATGATGTTTCCCTAATATCACCATCTAACCTAGAAGAAGCATCACTTTTTTCAAGAATAGTAAGGTCTCTTCAAGATTCAGCAGATTTCTTGCTCAAAGTTTTGATTGCAAGATAA
- the udk gene encoding uridine kinase, with amino-acid sequence MTGIKIIAVAGGSASGKSSIVKQIGETFEDDLIVIGHDNYYKAHDDMSFDQRSKLNYDYPGAFDNELFYEDLLKLQDGKSIDMPRYDYTIHTRSKETTRISPSKIILIEGILVLEDKKIRDITDTKVFIDADSDVRLQRRILRDTKERGRSLESVLEQYIKQVKPMHEKYVEPTKKYADIIIPRGAKNSKGIEILIKHISDMIES; translated from the coding sequence ATGACAGGTATCAAAATCATAGCAGTAGCTGGTGGATCTGCTTCGGGAAAATCCTCAATAGTTAAGCAAATTGGTGAGACTTTTGAGGATGACCTTATTGTTATAGGCCATGATAATTACTATAAGGCCCACGATGATATGTCTTTTGACCAGAGAAGTAAGCTAAACTACGATTATCCTGGTGCCTTTGATAATGAACTTTTTTATGAGGATTTATTAAAACTTCAAGATGGTAAGTCTATTGATATGCCAAGATATGACTACACTATCCACACTAGAAGCAAGGAAACTACAAGGATAAGCCCTAGTAAGATCATACTAATTGAGGGCATCTTAGTTTTGGAAGATAAGAAAATCAGGGATATCACAGATACTAAAGTTTTTATAGATGCCGATAGTGACGTAAGATTACAAAGAAGAATCCTACGCGATACAAAAGAACGTGGCAGAAGCCTAGAATCTGTTTTGGAACAGTATATAAAACAAGTAAAGCCAATGCATGAAAAATACGTAGAGCCTACAAAGAAATATGCCGATATTATAATTCCAAGAGGGGCAAAAAACTCCAAAGGAATAGAGATTTTAATTAAGCATATTTCCGATATGATCGAGAGCTAG
- the glgB gene encoding 1,4-alpha-glucan branching protein GlgB, with product MQVSLIDTEFDAIKSYIAGDSHKGHEIWGALASDGGYIFRVYAPNADAVYIQGDFTNWENVNMTKNVNLGYFFIKLPAKVGDYYKYAVVKDGNWVYHADPFGKAMDYEGDFATLITQDSYDFNDSDFIEKRDKNFDKALNIYELHIGSWLRYGGNVNFLDIVDRLIDHVKKMNYTHVEIMPVTEYPFYPSWGYQSTGFFATSARYGRPVDFKKFVDLLHQNGIGVILDLVAVHFANDYYGLKTFDGTHLYESPYDGLTYSEWGSINFDYSKGHVKSFMKSSFAYWIENFHIDGIRVDAVSYMIYYNGNENRGVHYDNINFIKDANKDLQNSFPDVMIIAEDSSAYPKVTSPVDEDGLGFDYKWDLGWMNDTTKYFKVDSYNRSQHHSKITFSMFYFYNEKFMLPLSHDEVVHLKGAMVNKMSGSYEDKFKELKVLYTYQMAHPGKILNFMGNEIATFDEWNENASINWDILFYPKHDDFNRYLRDLNYLYKENYAFFKYDYDQAGFRWIIVDDTNTSVFAFERIADDKRFLIVLNMANLYHGGYEFPYDEDLIFIERLNSFDQKYGGARGNLRKIEVKKGSNLKLELWEYEAAIFEIRANEQTN from the coding sequence ATGCAAGTAAGTTTAATTGATACAGAATTTGATGCTATAAAATCATATATAGCAGGCGATTCTCATAAGGGTCATGAAATATGGGGAGCCTTAGCTAGTGATGGCGGGTATATCTTTAGAGTCTATGCGCCTAATGCGGACGCAGTATATATTCAAGGTGATTTCACAAATTGGGAAAATGTCAATATGACAAAAAACGTCAATTTAGGATATTTTTTCATAAAACTTCCTGCAAAAGTAGGAGATTATTATAAATATGCAGTTGTAAAGGATGGAAACTGGGTCTATCATGCCGATCCTTTTGGTAAGGCCATGGATTATGAGGGTGACTTTGCAACACTTATCACTCAAGATTCATATGATTTTAATGATTCAGATTTTATAGAAAAAAGAGATAAGAATTTTGATAAGGCATTAAATATATATGAACTTCATATTGGTTCTTGGTTAAGATATGGTGGAAATGTAAACTTTCTTGATATAGTTGATAGGCTAATCGACCATGTCAAAAAGATGAATTATACTCATGTAGAGATAATGCCAGTAACTGAATATCCTTTTTATCCATCTTGGGGCTATCAATCGACAGGATTTTTTGCCACAAGTGCTAGGTATGGTAGGCCAGTAGATTTTAAGAAATTCGTCGACCTCCTTCATCAAAATGGAATAGGAGTTATATTAGACCTAGTGGCAGTTCATTTTGCCAATGATTACTATGGATTAAAGACCTTTGATGGGACCCACCTTTATGAATCACCTTATGATGGTCTAACTTACTCTGAGTGGGGATCAATCAATTTTGACTATTCCAAAGGACATGTAAAATCTTTTATGAAATCATCCTTTGCCTATTGGATTGAAAACTTTCACATTGATGGGATTAGAGTCGATGCAGTTTCCTATATGATTTATTATAATGGTAATGAAAATCGTGGCGTTCACTATGACAATATAAATTTCATCAAGGATGCAAATAAGGATTTACAAAATTCTTTTCCAGATGTTATGATTATTGCAGAGGACTCATCAGCATATCCAAAGGTTACAAGTCCTGTTGATGAAGATGGCCTTGGATTTGACTACAAATGGGACTTAGGTTGGATGAATGATACCACTAAGTATTTTAAGGTAGATTCCTACAATAGAAGCCAACACCATTCGAAAATAACATTTTCAATGTTTTATTTTTACAATGAGAAATTTATGTTGCCACTTAGCCATGACGAAGTAGTTCACCTTAAGGGTGCTATGGTAAACAAAATGAGTGGTTCGTATGAAGATAAATTCAAAGAGCTTAAAGTTTTATATACTTATCAAATGGCTCATCCTGGCAAGATTTTAAACTTTATGGGAAATGAAATTGCTACATTTGACGAATGGAACGAAAATGCAAGCATAAACTGGGACATTCTATTCTATCCAAAACATGATGATTTTAATAGATATTTGAGAGATCTAAATTACTTATATAAGGAAAATTATGCGTTTTTCAAATATGATTATGACCAAGCAGGATTTAGATGGATAATAGTAGATGATACAAATACATCAGTCTTTGCTTTTGAAAGGATAGCAGATGATAAGAGATTTTTAATTGTACTTAATATGGCTAATCTCTATCATGGTGGATATGAATTCCCATATGATGAGGACTTGATATTTATTGAGAGACTTAATTCTTTTGACCAGAAATATGGAGGAGCAAGAGGTAATTTAAGAAAGATAGAAGTTAAGAAAGGAAGTAATCTCAAATTAGAGCTTTGGGAATATGAAGCTGCCATATTTGAGATAAGAGCAAATGAACAAACCAATTAA
- a CDS encoding FAD:protein FMN transferase, which translates to MKLRRIFLSIFLIAGLSSCQNNESNDNVKEPVVEVGDSTSTEENKAKLEKFDKVYYNYFDTVTSFTAYAESEEQFKEYTDILETELEKYHELFNSYYDFEGVNNIKTINDNAGKGPVEVDPAIIELIEYSLDFDEKTGGKINIGLGNVIKMWHDAREESLDNPSKTWVPTKEQLEEAASHSDISQIKIDEENSTVEILDPEMSIDVGAIGKGFATKKVEEALRKNRVSTAILSVGGDDAIIGENPNKENGKWRIAIQNPELEAEDPYSSVVAVNNTAVVTSGDYQRYYEVDGKRYHHIIDSDTLFPSDYFRSVTVIQNDIALADALSTYLFTVDLEKGMEVAKEFDAEVLWIDKDGKQFKTPGYEKLED; encoded by the coding sequence ATGAAGTTAAGAAGAATATTTTTATCCATATTTCTAATCGCAGGACTTAGCTCTTGCCAGAATAATGAATCAAATGATAATGTAAAAGAACCTGTAGTTGAAGTAGGCGATTCTACTAGCACAGAAGAAAACAAAGCAAAGTTAGAAAAGTTTGACAAGGTTTACTATAACTACTTTGATACTGTTACATCATTTACTGCCTATGCAGAAAGTGAAGAACAATTCAAAGAATATACTGACATCCTAGAAACAGAACTTGAAAAATACCATGAATTGTTCAACTCTTACTACGATTTCGAGGGAGTAAACAATATAAAGACCATCAATGACAATGCTGGCAAAGGACCTGTAGAAGTTGATCCTGCCATAATAGAGCTTATAGAATACTCATTGGATTTTGATGAAAAGACTGGTGGCAAGATCAATATAGGCCTTGGTAATGTTATAAAAATGTGGCATGATGCTAGGGAAGAGTCACTTGACAATCCTTCAAAAACTTGGGTACCTACGAAAGAACAACTAGAAGAGGCAGCAAGCCATAGTGACATAAGCCAGATAAAAATTGATGAGGAAAATTCAACTGTAGAAATCTTAGATCCGGAAATGTCTATAGATGTTGGTGCTATTGGTAAGGGATTTGCAACCAAAAAAGTTGAAGAAGCCCTAAGAAAAAATCGTGTATCAACAGCTATATTGTCTGTAGGTGGAGATGATGCAATAATAGGCGAAAATCCAAACAAAGAAAATGGTAAATGGAGGATAGCTATCCAAAACCCAGAACTTGAAGCAGAAGATCCATATTCAAGTGTAGTGGCTGTGAATAATACAGCAGTTGTGACAAGTGGTGACTATCAAAGATACTATGAAGTTGATGGTAAGAGATACCACCATATCATTGATTCTGATACACTTTTCCCATCTGATTATTTTAGATCAGTAACTGTAATTCAAAATGATATTGCTTTGGCAGATGCCCTAAGCACATATTTATTTACAGTTGACCTAGAGAAGGGAATGGAAGTTGCTAAGGAATTTGACGCTGAAGTCTTATGGATTGACAAAGATGGCAAGCAGTTTAAGACTCCTGGCTACGAGAAATTAGAAGATTAA
- a CDS encoding nucleoside deaminase: MDNISFSDIDKFYMNEALYEARLARFVEEVPVGCVIVYEGKIIGRGHNFTYKGKSALFHAELIAIKEANEYFGDFRLEDTTMYVTMEPCSMCAGAIINSRIGRLVIGIPDYKRGACGSNTNITGDRSQLHFLDAEFGLLEKECLFELQTFFKMLRKRSKEKKKMGKVD; the protein is encoded by the coding sequence ATGGATAATATTTCTTTTTCTGATATTGATAAATTTTATATGAATGAGGCCTTATATGAGGCGCGCCTTGCTCGTTTTGTTGAGGAAGTGCCTGTAGGTTGTGTGATTGTTTATGAGGGAAAAATTATTGGCCGTGGACACAATTTCACCTACAAGGGTAAGTCTGCCCTATTCCATGCGGAGCTTATTGCTATAAAGGAGGCAAATGAGTATTTTGGTGATTTTAGGTTGGAAGATACTACTATGTATGTCACCATGGAGCCATGCTCAATGTGCGCTGGGGCAATTATCAATTCTAGGATAGGTAGGCTTGTAATAGGTATACCAGATTACAAAAGAGGTGCTTGTGGTTCTAATACCAATATCACAGGAGATAGGAGCCAACTACATTTCTTGGATGCTGAGTTTGGTTTGTTGGAAAAAGAATGCCTATTTGAACTCCAGACTTTCTTTAAAATGCTTAGAAAAAGATCTAAGGAAAAGAAAAAAATGGGTAAAGTCGATTAA
- a CDS encoding NAD(P)-dependent oxidoreductase → MKITLLNPLEVSEETILNNKEKLEEIGHEFVFYDDLAKDDDEIIERLKDSDIAIITNKPLSAKVIDACPNLELVDVAFTGVDHVDLDAIKKNGITLLNASGYSDDSVAELVIGLAIGVLRKFNENRENIFDNTSHKLLGQTLKGKKFGVIGTGNIGIKLIELLQVFGCEILAYSRTEKQEVKDMGVKYVDLDTLLEESDIVSLHIPNNKDTKNFLDKDKLDKMKENAILINCARGPVVDNDYLAQLLNEEKLRAGIDVFDMEPPLPEDYPLRNAKNCILTNHIAYYTEEAMENRAEIVFNNIYEYLDGNIINEIKL, encoded by the coding sequence ATGAAAATTACATTGTTAAATCCCTTAGAAGTTAGCGAAGAAACTATTTTAAATAATAAGGAAAAACTTGAAGAAATAGGTCACGAATTTGTTTTTTATGATGATCTTGCAAAAGATGATGACGAAATCATAGAAAGATTAAAAGATTCTGACATTGCTATCATTACAAACAAACCACTTAGTGCAAAAGTAATAGATGCTTGTCCTAATTTGGAATTGGTAGATGTAGCATTTACAGGTGTTGATCACGTAGATTTGGATGCTATCAAGAAAAATGGAATCACTTTATTAAATGCTAGTGGATATTCTGATGATTCTGTAGCAGAGCTTGTAATAGGTCTTGCTATAGGAGTTTTGAGAAAATTTAACGAAAATCGTGAAAACATTTTTGATAATACCAGCCATAAATTACTTGGACAAACCCTAAAGGGCAAAAAATTTGGTGTTATTGGTACAGGCAATATAGGAATCAAATTAATAGAACTCTTACAAGTTTTTGGATGCGAAATTCTAGCATATTCTAGAACTGAAAAACAAGAAGTAAAGGATATGGGTGTCAAATATGTTGATCTGGATACACTTTTAGAAGAATCTGACATAGTATCACTTCACATTCCTAATAATAAAGATACTAAAAATTTCTTAGATAAAGATAAGCTTGACAAAATGAAAGAAAATGCGATTTTAATTAACTGTGCTAGGGGACCAGTAGTGGACAATGATTATTTGGCACAATTACTAAACGAAGAAAAACTTCGCGCTGGCATAGATGTATTTGATATGGAACCACCTCTTCCAGAAGACTATCCACTTAGAAATGCTAAAAATTGTATTTTAACAAACCATATAGCTTATTATACAGAAGAAGCTATGGAAAATAGAGCTGAAATTGTATTTAACAATATATATGAATATTTAGATGGAAATATTATAAACGAGATTAAATTATGA
- a CDS encoding DUF1846 domain-containing protein: protein MKKIAFDNDKYIKLQSEKILERISHFDKLYLEFGGKLFDDGHASRVLPGFLPDSKLRMLDSIKDKTEIIITINANDIESNKIRGDNEISYDTETIRLKQAFEQKGFLVNSIVITQFNNGEKVLRYEKYLDNLSITHHRTYNIKGYPNDIDHILSKDGFGKNDYVETNRPLVVITGPGPGSGKMATALSLMYLDYERGKRSSYAKFETFPIWNLGLMHPVNIAYEAATANLNDVNMIDPYHLEAYGKLAVSYNRDVEAFPVLKRMLEKIMGQTPYKSPTDMGVNMVGFCITDNEAAIKASKEEIVRRYYNSLVDVRYAKESYSCVEKIQTLMSNLDISAEDRRVALAAREKEEITGKESFAIELADGRIMRGKKSKLFTAPAACILNALKKLGNLDDEILLLSPHIIEPVSNLKTKSLGETEPSLSINEMLIALAISATTNPLTHMAMEEIKNLKSLDAHSTVILNDSEKRMLRKLGINFTQDPVFGEDSGY, encoded by the coding sequence ATGAAAAAGATTGCCTTTGACAACGATAAATACATAAAACTTCAATCAGAAAAAATATTAGAACGAATAAGTCACTTTGATAAATTGTATCTAGAGTTTGGTGGAAAACTCTTTGACGATGGACATGCATCAAGAGTTTTGCCTGGATTTTTGCCAGATTCCAAGCTAAGAATGCTAGATAGCATCAAAGATAAAACTGAAATTATTATAACAATTAATGCCAATGACATAGAAAGTAACAAAATCAGAGGAGACAACGAAATCTCTTATGATACTGAAACCATTAGGCTAAAGCAAGCCTTTGAACAGAAGGGATTTTTAGTAAACTCCATTGTGATTACCCAGTTTAATAATGGAGAAAAAGTACTAAGATATGAAAAGTATTTGGATAATCTTTCAATAACCCACCACAGGACATATAATATCAAAGGTTACCCAAATGATATAGACCATATTTTATCTAAAGATGGCTTTGGCAAAAATGACTATGTCGAAACTAACAGACCCCTAGTCGTTATAACAGGCCCAGGACCTGGGTCAGGGAAGATGGCCACAGCACTTTCTCTAATGTATTTGGACTATGAGAGAGGCAAAAGATCATCTTATGCAAAGTTTGAAACTTTCCCAATATGGAATCTTGGACTTATGCATCCTGTAAATATTGCTTATGAGGCAGCAACTGCCAACCTAAACGATGTAAACATGATAGATCCTTATCACCTAGAAGCCTATGGGAAACTAGCAGTTTCTTACAATCGCGATGTAGAGGCCTTCCCAGTTTTAAAGAGGATGCTAGAAAAAATTATGGGGCAAACACCGTACAAATCTCCAACAGATATGGGTGTCAATATGGTAGGATTTTGTATAACTGACAATGAGGCCGCCATAAAAGCATCCAAGGAAGAGATAGTAAGGAGATACTATAATTCGCTAGTTGATGTTAGATATGCTAAAGAATCTTATTCTTGTGTAGAAAAAATACAAACCCTAATGTCAAACCTTGACATTAGTGCAGAAGATAGGAGGGTTGCACTAGCAGCTCGTGAAAAAGAGGAAATTACTGGCAAAGAATCCTTTGCTATTGAGTTAGCTGATGGAAGAATAATGAGGGGCAAAAAATCAAAACTATTTACAGCTCCTGCTGCTTGTATACTAAATGCCCTCAAAAAGCTAGGAAATCTTGATGATGAAATCCTACTTTTAAGCCCACATATTATTGAGCCTGTTTCTAACCTAAAGACCAAGTCCTTGGGAGAAACTGAACCGTCATTATCGATAAATGAGATGCTCATAGCCCTAGCTATTTCAGCTACAACCAATCCTTTGACTCATATGGCTATGGAAGAAATTAAAAATTTAAAAAGTTTAGATGCACACAGCACAGTCATTTTAAATGACAGTGAAAAAAGAATGCTTAGAAAATTAGGGATAAACTTTACCCAAGACCCAGTTTTTGGGGAAGACAGTGGATATTAA
- a CDS encoding transposase — protein sequence MINVKNNTSSLTNFTLVDDTIQLKLNFNTEVYIQDDIKLRLVKNIIERIDLTEIKKVYSSFGRKPTVNPVTMLQIIIFCYSEGIFTSREIEKSCKYDLRIKYLLDGQTPPDYSTINRFRQKIINLTPNLLNEMVQILIEENQIDLSSIYIDGTKIEAYANRYSFVWRGSIEKWQEKLRMRIIKHFNLNKDLTASQVLEVVKIVFNQVSKECIEKKINFVFGQGKRKHQLQREYEMLKDWKSKLETYHKHLEIMGDYRNSYSKTDHDATFMRMKEDHMRNGQLKPAYNELARPARGGPSKCLRFHHRRKCIPSPI from the coding sequence ATGATAAACGTTAAAAACAATACATCATCACTAACCAATTTTACGTTAGTTGATGATACAATTCAATTAAAATTAAATTTTAACACCGAAGTATACATCCAAGATGACATAAAACTAAGGCTTGTAAAAAATATAATTGAAAGGATAGACCTAACAGAAATAAAGAAAGTCTACTCATCATTTGGAAGAAAACCTACTGTTAACCCAGTAACAATGCTTCAAATAATAATATTCTGCTACTCTGAAGGAATATTTACATCAAGAGAAATAGAAAAATCATGCAAATATGATCTAAGAATAAAATATCTTCTTGATGGACAAACTCCACCAGATTACTCAACAATAAATAGATTTAGACAAAAAATAATAAATCTAACCCCCAATCTACTAAATGAAATGGTCCAAATATTAATAGAAGAAAATCAGATAGACCTATCAAGTATATACATAGATGGAACAAAAATAGAAGCCTACGCCAATAGATATAGCTTTGTATGGAGAGGAAGCATAGAAAAGTGGCAAGAAAAACTAAGGATGAGAATAATAAAACACTTCAATTTAAACAAAGACCTAACTGCAAGCCAAGTATTAGAAGTAGTAAAAATAGTATTTAATCAAGTTAGTAAAGAATGCATAGAAAAGAAAATCAACTTTGTATTTGGACAAGGCAAAAGAAAACATCAGCTTCAGCGTGAGTATGAAATGCTAAAAGATTGGAAAAGCAAACTAGAAACTTACCATAAACATCTAGAAATAATGGGCGATTACAGAAACTCCTACTCAAAAACAGACCATGATGCAACCTTTATGAGAATGAAAGAAGACCACATGAGAAATGGTCAACTAAAGCCAGCATATAATGAACTAGCCCGTCCGGCTCGTGGAGGACCTAGCAAGTGCCTCAGGTTTCATCATAGGAGAAAATGTATCCCATCACCCATCTGA
- a CDS encoding acyl carrier protein, producing MNKPINLSWLVEKWTIMDEDSYLKSMWLNTESLDIIRINQGETEDDIIKNYIDIDSDIDHYVLMPGADAFDEDKARSVFIEKLDRHERDQIIDEYEGFAPAEEFLDIIYNLGLEGEYNDFKSKIAAYILLLWADDEKITITKDMETINIDKL from the coding sequence ATGAACAAACCAATTAATTTATCTTGGTTAGTGGAAAAATGGACTATAATGGATGAGGACTCATACTTAAAAAGTATGTGGCTAAATACTGAAAGTCTTGATATTATCCGTATTAACCAAGGAGAAACTGAAGATGATATTATAAAAAATTATATAGATATAGATAGCGACATAGACCATTATGTTCTTATGCCTGGAGCTGATGCTTTTGATGAAGATAAAGCAAGATCTGTATTTATAGAAAAATTAGATAGACATGAAAGAGACCAAATTATAGATGAGTACGAGGGATTTGCACCAGCAGAAGAATTTCTAGATATAATCTATAATCTTGGACTTGAAGGCGAATACAATGATTTTAAGTCAAAAATAGCGGCCTATATTTTGTTGCTATGGGCAGACGATGAAAAAATCACCATAACAAAGGACATGGAGACAATTAATATAGACAAGTTATGA